The following proteins come from a genomic window of Gallalistipes aquisgranensis:
- a CDS encoding glycoside hydrolase family 71/99-like protein: MGRIGWRAGLLWLGVLVLPAVGGCTGKGSGTGKTVRFPSFDGLVMAGYQGWFNTPGDGAGLHWKHYQKGDVFAPGSCTIDLWPDMTEYTERYPTEFRFGDGTPATVFSSRDASTTNLHFRWMKEYGIDGAFVQRFVVSVKGEKLIRNSDAILRQALEAAEKYSRALCVMYDLSGMQPGDEQVLIDDWKKLTGEMRLTSRPDNHYLHHGGKPLVAVWGIGFDDNRAYGFGEAEKIVTFLKESGCSVLVGVPAHWRKLSGDALPDPRLHEIIMQADIVLPWLVGRFDMEHYPAFQKMIAEDVAWCREHGKGYVPVLFPGFSWHNLRNGRAPLDQIPRLGGRFFWRQAEGALRAGAVSLYLAMFDEIDEGTAFFKCTNRPPAGKSPFLTYGGLPSDHYLWLAGEAARMLRGERPLSEEMPERDSVR, from the coding sequence ATGGGACGAATAGGATGGCGTGCCGGGTTGCTGTGGCTCGGTGTGCTGGTGCTGCCGGCGGTGGGCGGCTGCACGGGGAAAGGAAGCGGTACGGGGAAGACGGTGCGCTTCCCGTCGTTCGACGGATTGGTAATGGCCGGTTATCAGGGTTGGTTCAATACACCCGGGGACGGGGCCGGATTGCATTGGAAACACTATCAGAAAGGAGATGTTTTCGCCCCGGGGAGTTGTACGATCGACCTGTGGCCCGATATGACCGAATACACGGAGCGTTATCCGACGGAATTCCGGTTCGGAGACGGAACGCCCGCCACGGTTTTCAGTTCCCGTGATGCTTCCACGACCAATCTGCATTTCCGCTGGATGAAGGAGTATGGGATCGACGGGGCGTTCGTGCAGCGTTTCGTAGTGTCGGTCAAGGGAGAGAAATTGATTCGGAACAGCGATGCGATCCTGCGGCAGGCTCTCGAGGCGGCGGAAAAGTATTCCCGGGCCTTGTGCGTCATGTATGATCTTTCCGGCATGCAGCCGGGCGACGAACAGGTGCTGATCGACGACTGGAAAAAACTTACCGGAGAAATGCGCCTTACTTCCCGTCCGGACAACCACTATCTGCATCACGGAGGGAAACCGTTGGTTGCCGTCTGGGGGATCGGGTTCGATGATAACCGGGCTTATGGATTCGGCGAGGCAGAAAAGATCGTGACTTTTCTGAAGGAATCGGGATGTTCCGTGTTGGTGGGGGTTCCGGCCCATTGGCGGAAGCTTTCGGGCGATGCGCTGCCAGATCCGCGGCTCCACGAAATCATCATGCAGGCGGATATTGTGCTCCCGTGGTTGGTGGGGCGGTTCGATATGGAGCATTACCCTGCATTTCAAAAAATGATCGCAGAGGATGTGGCTTGGTGTCGGGAACATGGAAAAGGATACGTCCCGGTACTTTTTCCGGGTTTCAGCTGGCATAATCTCCGGAACGGGAGGGCGCCGCTCGACCAGATTCCGCGTTTGGGAGGCCGTTTCTTCTGGCGGCAGGCGGAGGGAGCCCTTCGGGCTGGTGCCGTATCTCTCTATCTGGCCATGTTCGACGAGATTGACGAGGGAACAGCTTTCTTCAAATGTACGAATCGTCCACCCGCGGGCAAAAGTCCTTTTCTGACTTACGGGGGGCTCCCGTCCGACCATTATCTGTGGCTGGCCGGCGAGGCGGCCCGGATGCTTCGGGGAGAAAGACCCTTGTCGGAAGAGATGCCTGAACGGGATTCGGTGAGATAA
- a CDS encoding metallophosphoesterase: protein MNRFLPLLLLALFVCTGVHCQRSEAPDGAGGRTEESPSEPFFFIQLSDPQFGFMDANQSYTAEAELMERAVGIINRLRPDFVVVTGDMVNASKSTDQVAAFKRSMAGIDRKIPVYVIPGNHDISKTTDPAQLEAYAKNYGQDRFSFDHKGCRFVGINSCVIREENPDLEPEQYEWLENKLAEAEDARFRFVFSHYSFFLKTPDEADKYSNIPLSVRGKYLDLFHRYRVAAVFAGHLHDVSYGEDRGMKMVTAGALGKALGKGFHGMNLVKVYPDRFTYEYIALDRFPDKVTF from the coding sequence ATGAACAGATTTTTGCCGTTGTTGCTGCTTGCACTCTTTGTCTGCACGGGTGTGCATTGCCAAAGGAGCGAGGCTCCGGACGGAGCCGGGGGGAGAACGGAGGAGAGCCCGTCCGAACCGTTTTTCTTCATTCAGTTGAGCGATCCGCAGTTCGGGTTTATGGACGCCAATCAGAGCTATACGGCCGAGGCGGAGCTGATGGAGCGGGCTGTGGGTATCATCAACCGACTCCGTCCCGATTTCGTCGTGGTGACGGGTGACATGGTCAATGCCTCGAAAAGCACCGATCAGGTCGCGGCTTTCAAACGGTCGATGGCCGGTATCGACCGGAAAATACCGGTTTACGTCATTCCCGGGAACCACGATATCAGCAAGACGACCGATCCGGCCCAGTTGGAAGCCTATGCGAAAAACTATGGACAGGACCGTTTCAGCTTCGATCACAAAGGATGCCGTTTCGTGGGGATCAACTCCTGTGTGATCCGGGAAGAGAATCCCGATCTGGAGCCGGAACAGTACGAATGGCTCGAAAACAAGCTGGCCGAAGCGGAAGATGCGCGGTTCCGGTTCGTCTTCTCGCATTACAGTTTCTTTCTGAAAACGCCCGATGAAGCGGACAAATATTCGAATATTCCGCTCTCGGTCCGGGGTAAATACCTCGATCTTTTCCATCGTTACAGGGTGGCGGCAGTCTTTGCGGGACACTTGCATGACGTCTCTTACGGTGAAGACCGCGGAATGAAGATGGTGACGGCCGGAGCGCTCGGCAAGGCGCTCGGCAAGGGGTTTCACGGGATGAATCTGGTAAAGGTCTATCCTGACCGGTTTACCTACGAGTATATCGCCCTGGACCGTTTCCCCGATAAAGTAACTTTCTGA
- a CDS encoding glycoside hydrolase family 99-like domain-containing protein: protein MKNSCVLLLGTVLAGAVFVSCDKDEYLPPDKNKYIYDIPQITLTESARVGAYYTNIATTYWRKDGAPQYTGTPVLGEYTSLTESVMEQHVEWADEAGLDYFVFGWNAGSTDDALLSLFASKRAADGVRMVVNFNTSHLGISNDQPLQSDEKLTQMRTEFTEKMLPLFQSDAYFRVGDRPVVLISPVNLSSAALNSIDYSQVLPALRDEMAAYGIDLYIIGEFTNGWTAPVNYPRNNLAPFDGITLKDWSTNDYDRRFGYFSFIDLNWQNWTRFLSPLGTDFVPCVFPSYDDKVYSPTSTDYTFGKGGSTEDYVTNCNLAKKNMGPQRLILLNSWNNFQKGTNLEPTTENKSAYLGVTRAQFIVE, encoded by the coding sequence ATGAAAAACAGCTGTGTATTATTGCTTGGGACGGTGTTGGCAGGAGCGGTGTTCGTTTCCTGCGACAAGGACGAATACCTGCCGCCCGACAAGAACAAATACATTTACGACATTCCCCAGATCACGCTGACCGAAAGCGCCCGGGTAGGGGCTTACTATACGAATATCGCCACGACCTACTGGAGGAAGGACGGTGCTCCGCAGTACACGGGAACCCCGGTGTTGGGGGAATACACCTCTCTGACCGAAAGCGTGATGGAACAACATGTGGAGTGGGCCGATGAGGCCGGCCTGGACTATTTCGTGTTCGGCTGGAACGCCGGGTCCACGGACGATGCCCTGTTGTCGCTTTTCGCCTCGAAACGCGCCGCGGACGGAGTGAGAATGGTGGTGAATTTCAATACTTCGCATTTGGGTATAAGCAACGACCAGCCGTTGCAGAGCGATGAGAAACTGACCCAAATGCGCACCGAATTCACCGAAAAGATGTTGCCACTGTTCCAGAGCGATGCCTATTTTCGGGTGGGGGACCGTCCCGTCGTGTTGATTTCGCCCGTCAATCTCTCTTCGGCAGCCCTCAACAGCATCGACTATTCGCAGGTGCTTCCCGCGCTGCGCGACGAGATGGCGGCCTACGGCATAGACCTTTACATCATCGGTGAGTTCACCAACGGCTGGACGGCTCCGGTCAACTATCCCCGGAACAATCTGGCTCCCTTCGACGGAATTACGTTGAAGGACTGGTCGACTAATGACTATGACCGCCGGTTCGGTTATTTCAGTTTCATCGACCTGAACTGGCAGAACTGGACGCGTTTCCTCTCTCCTTTGGGAACCGATTTCGTGCCCTGTGTCTTCCCGTCGTACGATGACAAAGTCTATTCGCCTACCAGCACCGACTACACTTTCGGCAAGGGAGGTTCGACGGAGGATTATGTCACCAACTGTAACCTGGCCAAAAAGAACATGGGGCCGCAGCGGCTGATTCTGCTCAACTCCTGGAACAATTTCCAGAAAGGGACGAATCTGGAACCGACAACGGAGAACAAGTCCGCCTACCTGGGCGTTACGCGTGCCCAGTTCATAGTGGAATAG
- a CDS encoding SusD/RagB family nutrient-binding outer membrane lipoprotein, giving the protein MKRIKIFVIMLIAGVLGGGCTRNFEETNRNPNSPDQLNPEYLFNSSVYYTLNAFSGEMKKRLLGNYCHYYWGSSDQMGRYGNFPSSNDTYWRRAYNEALFPVRYIQDRKTGDASYRNRLIIARIWENYIFSQIVSIWGNVPKTHALKASQKVPYDREEYIYYELLDDLKACAEGLDLSGDRYQNDPVYPSSDKSSDLLKWKKFANSLRFRLAVRISNDAPNGNPQKARAVISELMEDESAMISGAEDNCVVKWGSTSATRNYFYDYMIVEREANKDKLNTAGESILQHMAPYGDPRIPKFFTEANPLQMPAGFVWAPYWGEPKNSSTPPGVTINPNPHSGKTSEDYSMMQDAFFVADYAEVLFCYAEMCLLKCEAVYRGLTDRGNTAESYYNAGIEASMAQYGVTASETADYLRVPGIAWGTLSDLSEGETKYQDWLGITSSAIKADDPDPVYRQIVMQQYIALFYQSLEAWTLIRRTQVLEFPPHLSPDTGNGAVTPTGKTFAYIPQRLVYPDNETLNNNDELQKAIGWMDGGDRMSTKLWFAKPTKENPYL; this is encoded by the coding sequence ATGAAACGAATCAAGATATTTGTCATCATGCTGATCGCGGGCGTGCTCGGGGGGGGCTGTACCCGGAATTTCGAGGAGACCAACCGGAATCCCAATTCGCCCGATCAGCTCAATCCGGAATACCTGTTCAATTCCAGTGTCTATTATACCCTGAACGCTTTCAGTGGGGAGATGAAGAAGCGGCTTTTGGGAAATTACTGTCATTATTACTGGGGCTCCAGCGACCAGATGGGCCGTTACGGCAATTTTCCCAGTTCGAACGACACCTACTGGCGAAGGGCCTATAACGAGGCGCTTTTCCCTGTGCGCTATATCCAGGACCGGAAGACGGGCGACGCTTCGTACCGCAACCGGCTCATCATCGCCCGGATATGGGAGAACTATATCTTTTCCCAGATCGTTTCGATCTGGGGAAACGTGCCCAAAACCCATGCGCTGAAGGCTTCGCAGAAAGTGCCTTATGATCGTGAGGAATATATCTATTACGAACTGCTCGACGATTTGAAGGCCTGTGCTGAGGGGCTGGATCTTTCCGGGGACAGGTATCAGAATGATCCGGTGTACCCTTCGTCGGACAAGTCGAGCGATCTGCTCAAGTGGAAAAAATTCGCCAATTCGTTGCGCTTCCGGCTGGCGGTCCGTATCTCCAACGATGCGCCGAACGGCAATCCGCAGAAAGCCAGGGCCGTGATTTCCGAACTGATGGAAGACGAGTCGGCGATGATCTCGGGCGCCGAGGATAACTGCGTGGTGAAATGGGGGTCGACATCCGCTACCCGCAACTATTTTTACGACTATATGATCGTGGAGCGGGAAGCCAACAAGGACAAGCTGAACACGGCCGGCGAGTCGATACTTCAACATATGGCGCCGTATGGCGATCCGCGTATTCCGAAATTCTTCACGGAGGCCAATCCGCTTCAGATGCCGGCCGGTTTCGTGTGGGCTCCCTACTGGGGAGAACCCAAAAACTCGAGCACGCCCCCGGGCGTGACGATCAATCCCAATCCGCACAGCGGGAAGACTTCCGAAGACTATTCGATGATGCAGGACGCCTTTTTCGTGGCCGACTATGCCGAGGTGCTTTTCTGTTATGCCGAAATGTGCCTGCTCAAATGCGAGGCTGTCTACCGGGGACTGACCGACCGGGGAAACACGGCCGAGAGCTATTACAACGCGGGGATCGAGGCTTCCATGGCCCAATATGGCGTGACGGCCTCCGAAACGGCTGACTATCTCCGGGTGCCCGGCATCGCATGGGGTACGCTCTCCGACTTGTCGGAAGGCGAAACGAAATATCAGGATTGGCTGGGCATTACCTCTTCAGCTATCAAGGCGGACGACCCCGATCCGGTTTATCGTCAGATCGTGATGCAGCAGTACATAGCCCTGTTTTATCAGTCTCTCGAGGCCTGGACGCTGATCCGCCGTACCCAGGTGCTCGAATTTCCGCCCCATCTGAGTCCGGACACGGGGAACGGTGCAGTGACCCCGACAGGAAAGACCTTCGCCTATATTCCGCAGCGGCTGGTATATCCGGACAACGAGACGCTGAATAACAACGATGAGTTGCAGAAGGCGATCGGATGGATGGACGGCGGCGACAGGATGTCCACCAAACTGTGGTTCGCCAAACCGACGAAGGAGAACCCTTATTTGTAA
- a CDS encoding SusC/RagA family TonB-linked outer membrane protein yields MRNLVLSFLFMVVGLWAAAQSRVLTGKVLDDQDGKPIPGVTVQATGYSGTGNAKVIGTSTDMKGAFTLNVPSGFTSLTFTFIGMEPQTVLIGEKRSFTVRLKAASTQVEEVVVTALGLTREAKALSYSRQGVDADALSENKSSNFIASLAGKVAGVNIVPPGVSNGTARIVIRGTNSLTGNAQPLFVVDGMIIENQPGDEDVTVSGAGALDYGNPVSDISPDDIANIEILKGPNAAALYGSRASQGVVLITTKRADSFDKIRVTFNGSYQFEAISQYPEYQNAYGTGENSFKLGSSATLPVQTDDALPNLSLLAAGSKRRSWGAPMWGQRIIGFDGRETLELPQPDNVRDFYDVATRISNSIAVEGGSKQNNFRVSYTNSFGNSVVHGINRNDRNALNVRVFNTVAKWVTLDTKVTYSREQVKNRQYMNGSDRNPIYAFTTLPRDLSIDMLKNYKDAEGNETIPIGERGYNPYWNIYENTNKDVRDRVNGSMNLELKFTSYLKFMGKFGMDAYWWNGTEFNNLGALRDPLGSMKNFNTNYVSTNLEGLLVFNKTFWNKLSVNAMAGMSRYSRNSERRTQSITTLLMPGFDNISNSGEFPTVGQTRSAKKIRSVYGSVSLGFNNYLFVDVTARNDWSSTLPIENCSYFYPSFGGSFIFSEAFRISPKVLSFGKIRASYAYAGADTDPYRISQTYPLTGIYNGGPLQTIGTTLNNADLKPEQNRSFEAGADLRFLSNRLSLDVTYYDSKAINLITSVMLPYSSGYTRKYLNTGKIRNWGWEVILSGTPIRTKIFSWEATVNWAKNNSRVLKVVPGNPNLTLTTWFGRLNVNLEEGMPYGVLRGRAWKRDEYGRKLVDSKGLPIATGSDAYLGTATPKWTGSFSSSFKIKDFTVSFMLDGRIGGTMFSGTYRRGTIAGVLANTLEGREEWYVSNVIYGEDDDNLTGGLQFDDVYYEDGTPSHKYVKPTNGTFSNIDEMQCFDASFIKLREVAIGYSMPRKLLKNTPFGSVRVSLVGRNLGILYQNTPKGIDPEAMTTSGNGQGIEYGSIPPVTSFGFDVKITF; encoded by the coding sequence ATGAGAAATCTTGTCCTGAGTTTCCTTTTCATGGTCGTGGGGTTGTGGGCGGCTGCCCAGTCCCGGGTCCTGACGGGAAAAGTGCTGGATGACCAGGACGGCAAGCCGATCCCCGGCGTGACCGTCCAGGCGACCGGTTACAGCGGAACCGGCAACGCGAAGGTGATCGGTACTTCTACCGACATGAAGGGTGCTTTCACCCTGAATGTTCCCTCCGGTTTCACCTCCCTTACCTTCACTTTTATCGGTATGGAACCTCAGACGGTTCTGATCGGGGAGAAGAGGAGTTTTACAGTGAGGCTCAAAGCCGCTTCGACCCAGGTGGAAGAGGTGGTAGTCACGGCCCTGGGCCTTACCCGTGAGGCGAAAGCCCTGAGTTATTCCCGACAGGGGGTGGATGCCGATGCGTTGAGCGAGAACAAAAGTTCCAATTTCATCGCTTCGCTGGCCGGTAAGGTGGCCGGTGTCAATATCGTGCCGCCGGGTGTGAGCAACGGTACGGCCCGTATCGTGATCCGGGGCACCAACTCGCTCACGGGGAACGCGCAGCCTCTTTTCGTGGTCGACGGTATGATTATCGAAAATCAGCCGGGCGACGAAGATGTGACCGTTTCCGGTGCAGGTGCCCTCGATTACGGGAACCCCGTTTCCGACATCAGTCCCGACGATATCGCCAATATCGAGATCCTGAAAGGTCCCAATGCTGCCGCTCTGTACGGGTCGCGTGCCTCGCAGGGGGTGGTACTCATCACTACCAAACGGGCCGATTCGTTCGATAAGATCCGTGTGACTTTCAACGGCAGCTATCAGTTCGAGGCCATTTCGCAGTATCCCGAGTATCAGAACGCCTACGGAACGGGCGAAAACAGTTTCAAACTCGGGAGTTCCGCCACGCTGCCCGTTCAGACGGACGATGCGCTTCCCAATCTCAGCCTGTTGGCGGCGGGAAGCAAACGGCGCAGCTGGGGAGCCCCGATGTGGGGGCAGCGGATCATCGGATTCGACGGACGGGAGACCCTGGAGTTGCCCCAGCCCGATAACGTGCGCGATTTCTACGACGTGGCGACCCGCATATCCAATTCGATCGCCGTGGAAGGTGGTTCGAAACAGAATAACTTCCGCGTGTCCTATACCAACAGTTTCGGCAACAGTGTGGTGCACGGTATCAACCGCAACGACCGGAATGCCCTCAATGTGCGGGTGTTCAATACCGTAGCCAAATGGGTGACCCTCGATACGAAGGTGACCTATTCCCGCGAACAGGTCAAGAACCGGCAGTACATGAACGGTTCCGACCGTAATCCGATTTATGCCTTTACCACCCTGCCGCGCGATCTGTCGATCGACATGTTGAAAAACTACAAGGATGCCGAGGGAAATGAAACGATACCCATCGGCGAACGCGGATACAACCCCTACTGGAACATTTATGAGAACACGAACAAGGATGTCCGCGATCGGGTGAACGGTTCGATGAACCTGGAGTTGAAATTCACTTCCTACCTGAAATTCATGGGCAAGTTCGGTATGGATGCCTATTGGTGGAACGGGACGGAGTTCAATAATCTCGGTGCCCTGCGTGACCCGCTCGGGAGCATGAAGAATTTCAACACGAACTATGTGTCAACCAACCTCGAAGGGTTGTTGGTCTTCAACAAAACGTTCTGGAACAAATTGTCGGTCAATGCCATGGCCGGAATGAGCCGCTATTCGCGCAATTCGGAACGCCGGACGCAGTCGATCACTACGCTGTTGATGCCGGGTTTCGATAATATCTCCAATTCGGGCGAGTTTCCCACCGTCGGGCAGACCCGTTCGGCAAAGAAAATCCGGTCGGTGTACGGTTCCGTATCGCTGGGTTTCAATAACTACCTGTTCGTGGACGTGACCGCACGCAACGACTGGTCGTCTACCCTCCCGATCGAGAACTGCTCCTATTTCTATCCTTCGTTCGGCGGGTCATTCATCTTCTCCGAGGCGTTCCGCATCTCTCCCAAGGTGCTTTCGTTCGGTAAGATACGTGCTTCGTACGCCTATGCCGGTGCCGATACCGACCCCTACCGTATCAGTCAGACCTATCCGTTGACCGGCATTTACAACGGCGGACCTTTGCAGACGATCGGTACGACGCTGAACAATGCCGACCTGAAGCCCGAGCAGAACCGCTCTTTCGAAGCCGGTGCCGATCTCCGTTTCCTTTCCAATCGGTTGTCGCTGGACGTCACCTACTACGATTCCAAGGCCATTAACCTGATCACGAGTGTAATGCTCCCCTATTCGAGCGGATATACGCGAAAATACCTCAATACGGGTAAGATTCGTAACTGGGGTTGGGAGGTGATTCTCTCCGGTACTCCGATCCGTACCAAGATTTTCTCTTGGGAGGCCACCGTGAATTGGGCAAAGAACAATTCCCGTGTACTGAAGGTGGTGCCGGGCAATCCCAATCTGACGCTCACCACATGGTTCGGACGGCTCAATGTCAATCTGGAGGAGGGGATGCCTTACGGAGTGCTGCGCGGACGCGCATGGAAACGGGATGAGTACGGCCGCAAGCTGGTCGATTCCAAGGGGCTCCCGATCGCTACGGGCAGTGATGCTTATCTTGGTACGGCTACGCCCAAGTGGACGGGCAGTTTTTCCAGTTCTTTCAAGATCAAGGATTTTACTGTCAGCTTCATGCTCGACGGGCGGATCGGCGGGACGATGTTTTCGGGGACCTATCGGCGCGGTACGATTGCCGGAGTGCTGGCCAATACGCTCGAAGGCCGCGAAGAGTGGTATGTCAGCAATGTGATTTACGGGGAGGACGACGACAACCTGACGGGCGGCCTGCAGTTCGACGACGTCTATTACGAGGACGGTACGCCCAGTCATAAATACGTGAAACCTACCAACGGCACTTTTTCCAACATTGACGAAATGCAGTGTTTCGACGCCTCTTTCATTAAATTGCGCGAAGTGGCGATCGGCTACAGCATGCCGCGTAAATTGCTGAAAAATACGCCGTTCGGATCGGTCCGCGTGTCGCTGGTCGGCCGGAATCTTGGAATTCTCTACCAGAATACCCCCAAGGGAATCGATCCCGAGGCGATGACCACTTCGGGCAACGGACAGGGGATCGAATACGGTTCCATACCTCCGGTCACCTCTTTCGGTTTCGATGTGAAAATCACTTTCTAA